From Campylobacter showae:
ACGGGCTTTGCTTGTTCGATGCTGGGCGCTGCGGCGATATTTTTGGCGTGCAGATTTTTAAAATTTAACAAAGCCACGACCGTGAGCGCCGTACTGCTTGGGATGTTCGGAAATACCGTATTTATGGGTATGCCTATCATCAAAGGCTTTTTCGGCGAGGACGCGATGAACGAAGTTATCTTTTACGATCAGTTAGCCACCTCGATCCCGATTAGCATTTTTGGGCCTTTTATCCTGGCTTTCGGCGCTCCGGCAAAGGTTTCGCTCGTGCAAAACGTGATGAAAGTAGTCAAATTTCCTCCTTTCGTCGCGCTCATCTTAGGCTTTTTGCTTCGCGGCGTTCCGCTTCCAAAGGTGCTATTTGACGCACTTACGCTTTTTGCGCAAAGCGTCGTTCCGGTAGCTCTTTTTGCGATCGGCATCGGACTTGGATTTCGCAGTATCAAGAGCTGCTATAAATCAACTGCAGTGGTAATCGCAGGCAAGATGTTGCTAGCGCCTTTTATTTTTATATTAGTCACGATAGTTTTTAGCGTAAATTTCGGTCAAATTTGGATGATAGGCATCCTGCAGTGCGCCATGCCGCCGATGGTGCTAGCAAGCGCGATGATCATGAAGGCAGAGCTTGATAGCCAGCTAGCAGTCGCCGCCGTGGCCGTGGGAGTGGCGTTTAGCTTTATTAGCCTGCCGCTTTTATCATACGTTTTTAGTTTGATGGCTTAAATTTCACGCTCGTTTCACGTTTCTTGGCTAAACTTCCATCATAAATTTTCTTAAAGGAGATGCTATGAAAAAGTTAGCTTTAGTTGCGCTTAGCGCGTTGTTTGTTACAGGTTCTATCTTTGCCGCCGAGATGAAAGGCGATATGATGGAGAAAAAAGATACCATGATGGAAAAGAAGGACGCCATGATGGAGAAAAAAGACGATATGATGATAAAAAAGGACGAAATGAAGGGCGACATGAAAGAGATGAAAGACGATATGAGTAAAAAGAAAGATGACATGAAGGATATGAAAAAGGATAAGATGTAATGACGCAAATTTTGCTCGTAGAGGACGATGAGACGCTAAGCGAACTCATCAGCGAGTATCTGAGCGAACAAGGCTACGACGTGACCGTTCGCGCCGATGCTAAAGCAGCTCTAGATACCGCCTACGAGCGAAATTTTGATATCCTCATCCTCGACGTCAAGCTACCTAAAGGCGACGGTTTCTCCCTTTTGCGCGAACTTAGGCGGCTTGGCGACGACACGCCTGCGATCTTTACCACCTCGCTAAACGCGCTGCAAGACCTAGAGATCGGCTACAAAAGCGGCTGCGACGACTACCTTAAAAAGCCGTACGAGCTAAAAGAGCTTTTGCTTCGTATTCAAATTTTAATCAAGCGCAAATTTTCTCACGTAAATGACGAATTTATCGAGCTTAACGACGGATATAAATTTTATCCAAGCTCCAAAACGCTCCGGCAAAACGGGCAAATCGTAAACCTCTCAAACAAAGAAAGCGAGCTTTTGGCGTTATTTTTGGAAAATAAAAACGCACTGCTGAGCAAGGAGACGATATTTGATAAAATTTGGAACTACGACGAGGAACCCAGCGAGCTGAGCCTACGGGTTTACGTTAAAAACTTACGCCGCATTTTAGGCAAGGACGCGATCATAAATAGGCGCGGCGACGGCTATATCTATGTCTGAGCGCTCCGCCGTTATAGCTAAAATCCTCTCGCTTTATCTCATCACTAGCACCCTATTTTTGGGGTATTTTTTTACGAACGACTATAAAATGAAAAAAGAAGCCCTCGTCTCAAACGAGGTAAAAAACCTAAAAGAGATCAAGATGGGTATCTACATGAAAGCGCGCATGTACGGGCTTGGCGCAGTAAAAAGCTTTACCGCCGAAAAAGACGTCAAAGCCTGCATCGTAGCTAAAAGCGGTCAAATTTTATACGGCGAGGCGGGCTGCGCTAAATTTGACGCAGCCCAAAGCAGCGCGGTCGCGGCAGACGGCAAGATAGCGATATTTGAGGCGCTACAAAACATGGACGAAGGCGGCGCGGACGAGCTATCGACGGCAAAAATCGCGCTAAGCAGTAAGGACGTCACAAGCGAGCTAAATTTGCTACGGCTGCGTACGGCGCTAAATTTGCTTATCGTTTTAGGCGTTATCATGATAATCGCCTTTTATCTAGCAAAGACCGCGCTAGCGCCGCTACACGCCAAGATCGCCGCGCTAAATCGCTTTATAAAAGACTCTACTCACGAGATAAACGCGCCCCTTAGCGTCATACTTATGAGCATCGAAACGGCAGATAAAAGTAGCCTAAGCCAGAGAAATCTAAAACGCCTAAATAACATCCAAACCGCTGCCAAAACGCTAAGCCGTACCTATGAGGACCTTACGTATTTATCCTTTGGCGCCTCAAGCTCCGCACCAAAAGAGGAGCTAAATTTTAGAGATATTTTAAACGAGCGACTCGAATTTTTTGCTCCGTTTTTTGCTAAACGAGGGCTTGATTTAAGGCTAAATTTAAAAGACGCTCTCATAAATGCAAATGGCTATGAGCTAAAACGTGCGGTGGATAACCTACTAAGCAACGCCGTAAAATACGCAAACCAAGGCGGCTACGTCGTGGTTAGTTTGCAAGACGGCGAGCTAAAAATCTCAAATAGCGGCGAGGGGCTAAGCAAAGAGCAACAAGATAAAATTTTCGAGCGATACACACGGTTTAATAAAGACCAAGGCGGCTTTGGCATCGGGCTAAATTTAGTCAAAAGAGCCTGCGAAAACAACGCCATATCCGTAGCCTGCGAAAGCGAACCTGGCAAAGAAACAACCTTTACGCTTAGGTGGAAGTCTTAAATTTAGATTTTGCGTCATAAAAGCGGCGGTACTTTTCTCCAAACTGGCAAATTTGGCTCAAATCACAAACACTCTCAGTCAAATTTTGATTAGGATAGTTGTAGAATCGTCAAATTTGGCGGTAAAATCAAGAAAGTGTAAATAAATTTTACTCGTCTCCAATAAGCGAAAGGTTCCTGCATCCTATCTCATCGCCCATCTCGCAACCCATTTCGTAAAATTTTTTTGCGGTTTTAGAATCGGCGGTTTTGACGCCTAGCGAAAACTGATACATACCGCCGAGATTTGAACAGCTTTGAGCATGATTTAGTTTTAGGCACGACTTCTCATAAAGCTTGCGCGCTGCGGCAAAATCATGCTCCGTACCGCGTCCGAGGCGGTAGAAGTTAGCCGCATTGTAGCAACCGTATTTGTTGCCGAGCGTGCAGGACTTTGCAAATATCGTCAAGATCTCGCTCTCCTCTTTGCTTTTTAGCTTTTGGTGCAGCGAACCTAGATTTGAACAGGCGATACCCTCGTTATCGTCGCAGGCTTTTTGATAGCAGAGTTTTGCACGCTCGTAGTCTTTACTGTTTTCAAATTTTACGCCCGTATCGTTGCACTCTTTTGGGGTTTTGCCGTCGCAGATGTTTTTTATTTCAGACTGCGCAACGGGCTTTGGCGGTGCTGGGGTTGCCTTTTTCGGCGCGGCGCAACCACTAGCAAACGCCGCAACCAGCGCAAAAACGGCAATGTGCGAGATAGCTTGAAAAAAAGCGCGTTTCAAAATTTAGCCTTAAGAAAATTTTGCCTTAATCTTACCTTACGCTCGCCAAAATAACGCTTAAAATAAACTTTAAAATCCTTGGCAGTAACCAAACGGAGCCAAATTTGTAACAAATTTATCGCTCGTTAAAAGGACATTTTTAGCGTATTAAGGCGAATTTACCCATAGTTTTATATCTAAATTCGGCGCCTATCATAACTCGTAAATTTATGGGTTTAATACCGACAAAAAGCGCCGAATTTATAATCTGGATAACCGCATTAGCAAACCAAGCTACGTGGCAAAAAATCTAAAGGGCTTAAAAACTATACGTAAAACCTAGATTAAACGTTCGCGGATCGCCGTAAACCATCCTGTTGTTTCCGATGCCCTCGAAGTATTTTTTATTAAATACGTTGTCGATATTTAGCTGGATGTCGAAATTTTTACTTATCTTGTAACCAAACATCAAATTTGCCAGCGTGTAGGCCTTTTGCGTGATTTCATTTGCGCCGCTACCGACGTAAATTTTACTTTTATACTGCACTCCCGCACCCGCTCTAAAGTCCGCTATAGTGTATTTAGCAAACAGATTTGCCGTAGTGCGCGAGCTTTCGGTGTCAAATTTCTTACCGTCTGCGTCATTGGCGTTAAAGTGAGTAAGCCCAAGACCTAGGCTTAAATTTTGATTTATCTCGCCGTTTACGTCCACTTCAAAGCCCTTACTCGTTACGCCTTTTTTAGCTTCATACGCGTCGGTCGTAGTGCCTGGGATCTTTTGTCCGGTTTTTGCGCCTAGTTTATCTTGCACGACCTTAAATACGCCAAAAGAGGCCGAAAGCGCTCCGTCAAAATAATCGCCCTTTATGCCCAGCTCATAGTCCTTGCCTTGGATCGGATCTAGATATTTGCCTTCTATATCCTTTACGGTTTGAGGTTTAAAGATACTCGTGTAGCTAGCATAAAGAGTGTGATTTTCGCCGATATCATACGTGATGCCTAGATACGGAGTGATTTCTTGCGTAAAGTTTCTATTGCCGTTGCCGCCTGTTATGCGGTACTTATAGTAGCTCATCCTAGCTCCCAGCAAAAACTTCAGCTCGTCCGTGATTGAAAATTTATTAGCCAAATATACGGCCTTTTGCACCGTCTTATCGGCGTTGTTTTGATCGGCGTAAGGTAGATTTGGATCGTCTAGGTGCAGGTTTTTAAAGTCTATCCTAGTACGCGCCGCATAGGCTAAGCCCGCCGGAGTCGTGCGGCTATTCCAGTAGCTACTGACGCTATCGGAGCTTTTTTTATAGTTGTTATACATAGCGCCGAAAACAGCCTCGTGAGACAAGTCAAACGCTTCGTACGGCACGTTTACGTAGGCGTCTATGTTATGGATATTTTCTTCGCGTTTGTTTGCATAGACGCTAAGTCCGCTAACATCGCCCGTACCGTCTAAATTTACCTTGCCGCCGTAGTAGAGTAGATTTGAGTCCGTATTTGCGCGGCGGAAGGAGTAGGAGAGATTTAGGCTGGCTTCGTTTTCAAAATAGTGCCTAAAATCGGCATAAACGTCAAAAGTCTTGATATCCCACCTAGTCCAAGGCTGAGAGAAAATTTCATTTTTGCTAAACTCGCGCCTAGCGTCGTTTTTGTAAAATGCCGGCATTCCTCCCCAGCGTATGCCGTGGCGCTTTAGCTCCTGATAAAAAGCGCCTAGGCTTAGCCACGAGCTATCCATGATATCCGCATCAACAACGCCGTAGATAGCGGTGTTTTTACGGTTATAGTAGTCCATATACGAATGCGACTTTTCATGCATAAACGACGCTCTAGCCCGCACGCTGCCGTCAGCAGTCACGGGTGTTTGCACGTCGCCCGATACGCCGTATCTATCGTACGAGCCCGCGCTTAGTTTGAAATTTCCCGTAAATTCTTTAGAATTTGCTCTTTTTCGGATAAAATTTAAACTAGCCGCCGGATTGCCTGCACCCGCTAGCAGGCCGTTTGCGCCCTTTACGACTTCGACGCGTTCATATGGTAGCAAGCTCATATCGTTTGCGCCTAGGCTAAATCCGCCAAAGCTTGGCATCGAATCAAGCAAATAATAATCTATCTTAAAGCCTCTTGCTGTAGGATATACGCGCTCGTCCCACTTGCTAAGCGTGACGCCCGGGATATTTCTCAAAAGCACCTGATAGTCGTTGATGTTTTGATCCTTTAGTCTAGCCTCGGTGATGACGGTTAGCGACTGGGGCGTTTGGCGCGAGGTGAGGTCTAGCCTTGTGGTGCTTTTTACAAGCTCTTTAGCATTGTATTTTACGTCGTCGCGCCTTTGCTCGCTCGTTACCTCCACGGCATCAAGCGTCTCTTTGCCGGCTGCGTTCTCGCCGTTTTGAGCAGCTAAAATTTGAACGGACGCGAGCAAATTTATAGCCGCAACCGAAAGCAAAATTTTATTTCTCATCTTTTTCTCCTTTTAAAATTTGATCTTTTTATCCATAAATAAATGCCCGAAACGCTAAGCGCTAACGGTGCCAAGCCGCATAAAAACCAGAAAAATTTAGTCGCGGCGTTATAATCGCCGTAGTGAGCTCGCCTAAACGTCGATAAAAATTTATCCGTTTTGCTTGCTAGCTCGATATCTTTTACATCGATTAAATTTGCGCTGTTTTTATCGTAAGAAACGGTGCTTGAGTACTGGCTATGAAGGAAACCTTGACTCGGTTTTTGCCCGTAGAGCGTGATATTTGCGCCATCATAAAACGGAAAACTAACGTAGTGCGTCTCAAATCCGGGCATATCCGAGGGCGCTCTTTGCACGAGAGCGTCGATAGAGATATTTTTATCGTAAATTTGCGGACCGATTACGAATTTAGAATTATCAAAAGGCGGCATAAACATAAACCTAAGCTCCCACCAGGCCCGCTAAGCGCGACTGCAAAGATAACGGGCGTAGAAAAAACGCCGATAAATTTGTGCGAATCGCTCATAAAAACCGCCATTCTCGCAAACCGAAGGCGCAGTAAATTCGTCCAAAAATTTCGGTAAACGATAAAGCCGCTGATCGAAATAATAAAAGCAAAAATCGCCGTTAGCCCAAGCAAAATTTGACCGCTTTTTTCAAGAAGCAAATTTTCGTGAAGCTCGGTTATAACGCCGATAAATCCGCTATCATGCGGCACGAGGTCGCTTTTTATCTCTCCGCTAAAAGCGTCCAGATACACGCACGCCCACTCTTTTTCGCCCACTCCGTGCTTTAACAGCCAAATTTTGTCCGTTTTTTGGGGATCTGCGTCGATATTCCAGCCTACGATCTCGTGATGCGGATACTCTTTTTCTATTTTTTCTCTTAGTTCGTCAAATTTTAATCTACTTTTTTGCTCGTTTTCGTCGCTATTTTTTGCGACATATATGACGCCAGGCATTAATAAATTATTTATCTCATCTTTATAAACCAAAACCGAACCGGTAAAACAAGTGACAACTAAAGGAATGCAAAATATCAGCGAAATATAGGTATGAATTTTATACATCGTCTTTTTGTCAAATATATTCACGTTTAAAATTTGCCCTTTTAAAATTTACTCTAAATCGGCGCGGATTTTAGCATTTTAAAAATTAATAATTTCTAAAACCATTATCAAATAAATAAGGAATCTATATTTTGCGTTAAATATTTAAAAACAGGGTTTAGCAGAGGCAGACGAATGAAAAACGACAAATTTGTTACGTTAAATTACGGAAATCAATTTAATGTGGTCTCAAAGCAAAATCAGCTTTTTAGTTTAAACAAAATTTGCGCCCAACGGTAGAGCAAACGTCAAGCGCAAATTTGATGCAGGTCTCGCCTAAAGCAAGCTTAAATTTAAGCCCTAAATTTCCTCTCTTTTATAAATTTTACTCACAAATTTATCTATCTTATACACCGCGCCAAAGAGTGCCGGCACCACAAGTAGCGTTAGCAGCGTCGAGCTAATAAGCCCCGAGATCACCGAGATCGCCATCGGGGAGTTGCCCTCGTATCCCGCACCCCTGCTAAGCGCTAGCGGCAGCATCGCAAATATCATCGCAAAAGTAGTCATCAGTATCGCTCGTAGCCTCTTAACTCCCGCGCGCACGATGGCTTCGTTTAGCTCCACGCCCTCGTTTGCGTAGCGGTTGGCGAAATCCACGACCAAAATCGCGTTTTTACCCACCATACCAAAAAGCAATATCGCGCCGACCATGACAAACAAGCTAAAGGAGTTACCACTAAGATACAGCCCGACCGCCACGCCGCCAAAGGCAAGCGGCATCGAGATCATGATGATGAGCGGCAAAATAAAACTCTCGTAAAGAGC
This genomic window contains:
- a CDS encoding AEC family transporter; translation: MFTQLLSIFIIIASGYGAKKFKVFEQKNASVFINYALCFALPALIFDKIYHVNIDTTLINVIATGFACSMLGAAAIFLACRFLKFNKATTVSAVLLGMFGNTVFMGMPIIKGFFGEDAMNEVIFYDQLATSIPISIFGPFILAFGAPAKVSLVQNVMKVVKFPPFVALILGFLLRGVPLPKVLFDALTLFAQSVVPVALFAIGIGLGFRSIKSCYKSTAVVIAGKMLLAPFIFILVTIVFSVNFGQIWMIGILQCAMPPMVLASAMIMKAELDSQLAVAAVAVGVAFSFISLPLLSYVFSLMA
- a CDS encoding response regulator transcription factor, which gives rise to MTQILLVEDDETLSELISEYLSEQGYDVTVRADAKAALDTAYERNFDILILDVKLPKGDGFSLLRELRRLGDDTPAIFTTSLNALQDLEIGYKSGCDDYLKKPYELKELLLRIQILIKRKFSHVNDEFIELNDGYKFYPSSKTLRQNGQIVNLSNKESELLALFLENKNALLSKETIFDKIWNYDEEPSELSLRVYVKNLRRILGKDAIINRRGDGYIYV
- a CDS encoding sensor histidine kinase — translated: MSERSAVIAKILSLYLITSTLFLGYFFTNDYKMKKEALVSNEVKNLKEIKMGIYMKARMYGLGAVKSFTAEKDVKACIVAKSGQILYGEAGCAKFDAAQSSAVAADGKIAIFEALQNMDEGGADELSTAKIALSSKDVTSELNLLRLRTALNLLIVLGVIMIIAFYLAKTALAPLHAKIAALNRFIKDSTHEINAPLSVILMSIETADKSSLSQRNLKRLNNIQTAAKTLSRTYEDLTYLSFGASSSAPKEELNFRDILNERLEFFAPFFAKRGLDLRLNLKDALINANGYELKRAVDNLLSNAVKYANQGGYVVVSLQDGELKISNSGEGLSKEQQDKIFERYTRFNKDQGGFGIGLNLVKRACENNAISVACESEPGKETTFTLRWKS
- a CDS encoding tetratricopeptide repeat protein; the encoded protein is MKRAFFQAISHIAVFALVAAFASGCAAPKKATPAPPKPVAQSEIKNICDGKTPKECNDTGVKFENSKDYERAKLCYQKACDDNEGIACSNLGSLHQKLKSKEESEILTIFAKSCTLGNKYGCYNAANFYRLGRGTEHDFAAARKLYEKSCLKLNHAQSCSNLGGMYQFSLGVKTADSKTAKKFYEMGCEMGDEIGCRNLSLIGDE
- a CDS encoding TonB-dependent siderophore receptor, translated to MRNKILLSVAAINLLASVQILAAQNGENAAGKETLDAVEVTSEQRRDDVKYNAKELVKSTTRLDLTSRQTPQSLTVITEARLKDQNINDYQVLLRNIPGVTLSKWDERVYPTARGFKIDYYLLDSMPSFGGFSLGANDMSLLPYERVEVVKGANGLLAGAGNPAASLNFIRKRANSKEFTGNFKLSAGSYDRYGVSGDVQTPVTADGSVRARASFMHEKSHSYMDYYNRKNTAIYGVVDADIMDSSWLSLGAFYQELKRHGIRWGGMPAFYKNDARREFSKNEIFSQPWTRWDIKTFDVYADFRHYFENEASLNLSYSFRRANTDSNLLYYGGKVNLDGTGDVSGLSVYANKREENIHNIDAYVNVPYEAFDLSHEAVFGAMYNNYKKSSDSVSSYWNSRTTPAGLAYAARTRIDFKNLHLDDPNLPYADQNNADKTVQKAVYLANKFSITDELKFLLGARMSYYKYRITGGNGNRNFTQEITPYLGITYDIGENHTLYASYTSIFKPQTVKDIEGKYLDPIQGKDYELGIKGDYFDGALSASFGVFKVVQDKLGAKTGQKIPGTTTDAYEAKKGVTSKGFEVDVNGEINQNLSLGLGLTHFNANDADGKKFDTESSRTTANLFAKYTIADFRAGAGVQYKSKIYVGSGANEITQKAYTLANLMFGYKISKNFDIQLNIDNVFNKKYFEGIGNNRMVYGDPRTFNLGFTYSF
- a CDS encoding PepSY-associated TM helix domain-containing protein — translated: MPPFDNSKFVIGPQIYDKNISIDALVQRAPSDMPGFETHYVSFPFYDGANITLYGQKPSQGFLHSQYSSTVSYDKNSANLIDVKDIELASKTDKFLSTFRRAHYGDYNAATKFFWFLCGLAPLALSVSGIYLWIKRSNFKRRKR
- a CDS encoding PepSY-associated TM helix domain-containing protein, with amino-acid sequence MNIFDKKTMYKIHTYISLIFCIPLVVTCFTGSVLVYKDEINNLLMPGVIYVAKNSDENEQKSRLKFDELREKIEKEYPHHEIVGWNIDADPQKTDKIWLLKHGVGEKEWACVYLDAFSGEIKSDLVPHDSGFIGVITELHENLLLEKSGQILLGLTAIFAFIISISGFIVYRNFWTNLLRLRFARMAVFMSDSHKFIGVFSTPVIFAVALSGPGGSLGLCLCRLLIILNS